A single region of the Gracilibacillus caseinilyticus genome encodes:
- a CDS encoding MBL fold metallo-hydrolase, whose amino-acid sequence MAVTAMKSAELVKRIVNKDSLFILDVRNKQAFEDWKIEGEHLEYLNVPYFDLLEGVESIIDKLPTDKEMVVVCAKQPSSVMVAEMLADKGMDVYYLEGGMKAWSEHLEPVKIGDIGENGEIYQFVRIGKGCLSYMVTSAGEAAIIDATRMTDVFLDFAEEKGVRITDVMDTHLHADHISGGRKLAETSGAKYWLPPRDAAEVTFDYHALQDGDTITIGNVAIDIQPLYTPGHTAGSTSFIIEDRYLLTGDILFIDSIGRPDLAGKADDWVDDLRETLYSRYQALPEELIVLPAHFMTNAELNDDGTVAAKLGSLFFNNHGLQVADEEKFRKMVTENLPPQPNAHQQIRDINMGKVNPDLEEQREMEIGPNRCAVQ is encoded by the coding sequence ATGGCAGTAACCGCTATGAAGTCTGCGGAGTTAGTGAAACGTATAGTTAACAAAGATTCTTTATTTATTTTAGATGTTAGAAATAAACAAGCATTTGAAGACTGGAAAATAGAAGGAGAGCATTTGGAGTATTTAAATGTGCCATATTTTGACCTTTTGGAAGGTGTCGAATCGATTATCGATAAATTGCCAACAGATAAAGAAATGGTAGTTGTCTGTGCCAAACAACCATCATCGGTAATGGTGGCGGAGATGTTGGCAGATAAAGGGATGGATGTATATTACCTGGAAGGTGGTATGAAAGCCTGGAGTGAGCATTTAGAGCCGGTAAAAATCGGTGACATAGGAGAAAATGGCGAGATTTATCAGTTTGTAAGGATTGGAAAAGGATGTCTTTCGTACATGGTAACTTCAGCTGGTGAAGCGGCCATTATCGATGCGACGAGAATGACCGATGTATTCCTGGATTTTGCTGAAGAGAAAGGTGTCCGAATTACCGATGTCATGGACACGCATCTTCACGCCGATCATATTTCAGGAGGACGCAAACTGGCGGAGACATCTGGCGCGAAGTACTGGCTGCCACCAAGGGATGCAGCGGAAGTAACGTTTGACTATCACGCCTTACAAGATGGAGACACGATCACCATCGGAAATGTTGCGATCGATATTCAACCATTGTACACACCAGGACACACAGCAGGATCGACCTCGTTTATTATTGAGGATCGCTATTTGCTAACCGGTGATATATTGTTTATCGACTCAATTGGCCGACCTGACTTGGCTGGTAAAGCAGACGATTGGGTAGATGATCTGAGAGAGACACTTTATTCACGATATCAGGCATTGCCAGAAGAGCTGATCGTGTTACCTGCCCATTTTATGACAAACGCCGAATTAAATGACGACGGAACGGTTGCAGCAAAATTAGGATCACTTTTTTTCAACAATCATGGGCTTCAAGTCGCTGATGAAGAGAAGTTTCGCAAAATGGTGACAGAAAATCTGCCACCTCAACCAAATGCCCATCAGCAAATCCGTGACATTAATATGGGAAAGGTGAATCCGGATCTGGAAGAACAACGAGAAATGGAAATAGGACCAAATCGCTGTGCAGTGCAGTAA